The Streptomyces sp. NBC_00576 genome contains the following window.
GATGGGCAGAGGTTCCGTGATGAGGTCGCTGGGCTTGTCCACGACGGTGACGCCGTTCTCGGTCTCGGCGGATCGGTAGCGGGCTGTCAGCGTGGGCAGGGTGATGTTTCCGGTGATCATGTTGTCCCATCCTGCGAGATAGCGGCGCATGTCCTCGTCGGCATCGCTCAGGAGCCTTTCGCGCAGGCGCAGGTAGAGGGTCATGATCCGGTCTCGGATGGCGACTGCCTCGGTGACGGCCCTATCGAGGGAGTAGTCGGGATGTTCGTGGCAGAGCGCGGTGAACAGGTTGTGCTTCCTCGACGCCATGCGGCGTTCTTTGAAGTAGGAGTAGCGGTCGTTGTCCAGTGCGGTGATGTGCCCGGCCGCCTCCGTGATGGCCCGGACTTCGGGGCGGGCCCATTCCTGCGCGCTGATCTCTGAATGCGTCGCTCCGTCCATGAAGCCGATGGCGGAATATCCGCCCACCGAGCTGAATCGCAAAGCCAGGTAGTCGTTGACGTTGAGCGGGGTTCCCCGCTGCACGAGAACGGCTTCCGTGGTCATCGAGTAGAGCCATTGGCTCTGTCCGGCGACGAAGCGTTCGTATTGCACGGGCGTCAAGGCTTTCCTGAGGGCCAGCACGGCGTCTCGAAGTGCCCTGTCGGCGGGGGCCGTGGAGTCGTGCCAGGCGTCGGGAGACCTCAGGATGTGTTCCCACCGGCCCAGCTCGACGATGATGTCGCCGAGCGGGCGGTCCGATTCGACGCGATCGTTCGGCAGCCAGCCCCACGTGTTGTAGCGGACGAAGGATTTCGCGGTCTCGCCGGTCGCGTGTGGGATCAGGTGGGCGGTGAAGGCCGCACCGAGTTCAGCGAACACGGCGGTGCGCCGTGGGTCGCCTTCACCGATGTCGGACTGCTTGGCCCAGTCGCGGGAAAATTCTCGCAGTTCCTCGTATTCCGGGCTGACATAGGGGGTCAGCGGACAGTAGAAGGTGAGCAGTTGCCTGCCGAGATTCTTGGCATCCGTCACTTGTCCTCCCAATGACTTTGGTGGGACGCCGCCAAAGCCGTACCCACCTTTACGGTTTGGTCCGCGCTGCTGGTCCTGGGCGTGAGGCGCGCGGGCTCATGCGCAGCTGGGGGCCGTTTGCGTCAGCCGTCGGGAGCCTTCCAGCTGGCAGCCTTTCCTCCTCCGCTCGGATCGATCTGGCGGCCGACCGTGACTGGGGCTTCGGTAGACGGCCTGCTCATGGCGCCGATGGTGCTCCCTGTCCGGCTTCAGTAGTCCCGGTCGGAGACCAGGAGGGTGAGGGCAGTCAGTTCCGCCCGCGTGATGGCATCAGTGCCTACAGCGTCCAGCCGGCCCAGGGCCTGCTGGATGTGACGATCGGCTTCCGCCCTGGCCCAGGTGCGGCCTCCGGCCCTGTCCACCAGCTCGGCCGCTGTCTGCAACTCCTGCTGAGACAAAGGCCGTCGGCCGGCATACAGCTCACGCAGCTCCCGGGCTGCCAGCCCGTCTGCGGCCAGGGCTGCCACGACGGGGAGGGACTTCTTGCGGGCCGCCAGGTCCGCATATACCGGCTTGCCGGTGCGCGCAGGGTCACCCCAGATCCCGAGCAGGTCATCGATCAGCTGGAAGGCCGCGCCTACATGGGCGCCGAAGGCCCGCAGGTGCGCGACGCGTTCCGCGTCCGCCCCCGCCGCCAGGGCCCCCAGGGCGCAGGAGGCGGCGATCAGTGAGCCGGTCTTGCCCGCCGCCATGGCCGCACACTCGGCCACCGATACCCTCTCGCGCTCCTCCAGGAGAGTGTCGGCGTATTCGCCGTCGATCAGTTCCTGGACCGCGGCCGTCAACAGGCCCACGCCCTCCTTGCCGCCCAGCGGGGACGGGGCCTGGGCGAGGACCTGGGTGGCCAGGAAGAACAGGGCATCACCGGCCAGGATCGCGGCGGGTAATCCCAGTTTGGCCCAGAGGGCCGGCCGTCCTCGGCGTAGCCGGTCGCCATCGATGATGTCGTCGTGCAGCAGCGAGGCATTGTGAACCAGTTCCACAGCCACCGCCGCGGGCACCCCCGCCTGCGGGGTACCGCCTGCCGTCTCACATGAGAGCAGGGTCAGGGCAGGGCGCACCGCCTTGCCCACACTCGCATTGCCGCCGGGTAAGAGTGCTCCGGATATGTCTCGCCATCCGAAATGCACGCCCACCAGAAGCCCGACTGCCTGCGGTAGTTGATCAACTGCCTGTCGCAGAGCGGGAAACGTCACTCCGGCTGCCTCTGCCAGCATCTGCTGAGCGGTCCGTATTGATCGGGTCGAAGCGGCCACGGCCATGGCGCCTCCCTCCGGGGCAGTATGCGACTGGGGCTGTGACGGATGCTGTCCTGGAACGGGGCGAGCATTGTGCCGTGCTGTTGGCTTGGGCTTCTCCGTAGGTCGGTGAGCCAGGCGAAGCGGCGCGAGCGCGCTCAGCAGGGTCATCGGCAGCCTCGTTCCTGAAGGCGGCGCGGATTTCGACAGCCAACGACGGCAGGTGACCGGTCGGCAGGCACCGCATCCGGGCCCTGTAACAGGACTGACAGCGGTGCGGTATCGGGAGCTGAGGCGAAAGCGGCCATGGGACACCAGCCTTGACCAGGTCAGTAACCTCCCTTTGATGGATCCGGGCAGCGCGTACTGCGAACGATCCCCGGACCGTCACACCCGCGGGAGGCGCACCCGACCGGCACTTAGCGCGAACACGCGTCTACGAAGTGCGCTCGTAGTCATTTCCCTCCGCCCCGAGCCCCGGCCCAGAGGTGGCCGGCTTGGCGCACCCTTTAGAGGGGTGTTCCTCGACTCCGAGATGGGCGCCGCCACCGTGGAGCGGGCGGCCAGCGCCGGACGTCCATCGGTGGCCGTCGCCCGTTGCACCGATTCGGTCACTTAGACGGTGTCCTATGTGGTGAGGCGGACGAACCGCTTGTAGCAGCAGATGGCTGCGGCGAGACCGAGATAGGCCAGGTAGTTACGGGGATTGCGTTCGTAGCGGGGGCTGAGTCTGCGGTAGCCGGACAGCCACGAGATGGTTCGTTCGATCACCCAACGGCGGCGGCCCAACCGTTCGCTGGACTCGATGCCTTTGCGGGCGATGCGCACGCCGATGCGCCTGCCGCGTAACCACTTGCGCAGGTGGGGGATGTCGTAGGCCTAATAGGCGCCGTGGGTTGGCCGTTAGGCCAGTCCTGGCAGGGGCCGGGTGAGACGTCTGGTCTGGTCTGTATGCGGCGCCTGGGAGCGCTTCGACAAGAGGGACGTATGCGCGGCTCTGCCGCTTCGAATTCGGTCGGTCGTCGGCGACGGGTGAATCGTGGTTCTGGATCACTTTTGGTGCCAGGGCCACGGAGGGTCACCGAAACCGCGATCATGAACGGCCGTGGCTGATGTCCTCCTCCAGGACCTGTGGTTCCACCAGGTCGAAGGTGTCGTGATCGAAAACGTCGTGTCCGACGGCGAGTTGGTGGCCGTACGGGCCCGGACAGCTGTTGAGCGAGCCGTCTGTCCGGCATGCGGGGCATGGTCGTCTTGGGTGCACAGCCGGTACGTACGTCGGCTCGCCGACGGCGCGGTCGGCGGGCGCCCGGTACTGATCGAGTTAAAGGTGCGGCGCTTCCGCTGCGGTCAACATCCCTGCAGGCAGGCGACGTTCGCTGAGCAGGTCGACGGCCTGACCGTCCGGCACGGCCGACGCAGCACCGGGCTGCAGAAGGTGCTGGAACGCCTGGCGGTGATGCTGGCCGGCCGGGCCGGCGCTCGCCTGTCCCATGCTCTGGCGGCCGGGGTAAGCAGGTCGACGCTGTTGCGGTTGATCCGTCGCCTGGCTGAGCCCGAGACGTCGACACCGCGGGTGCTCGGAGTGGATGACTTCGCGCTGTGCAAAGGGCACAATTACGGCACGGTCCTGATCGATATCGAGACCCGCCAGCCCGTCGACCTGCTGCCGGACCGGACGACGTCGACGGTCGCCCGATGGCTCGCCGACCATCCCGGCGTCGAGGTGATCTGCCGCGACCGCTCCACCGCCTATGCCGAGGCAGGACGCCTCGGCGCCCCGAACGCCATCCACGTCGCGGACCGGTGGCACATCTGGTCCAACCTCGCCGAGGCCGTCGAGAAGACCGTCGTCCAGCACCGCGCTCTGCTGCGTGAACCGCACGACTCCGCCACGTCCCAGGCCACCGCGGCCCTGGAGAACGCGGCCCTGGAGAACGCGGCGAACCTCGATCACTCCTCTCCCACCGGGCCGAGGACAACCGGCTGGCACTCCGACCGCGTCCGGGAAAAGCACACGGCTGTCCACGTCCTCTTCGACCAAGGCATCGGCCTGCGGACGATCGCCCGCCAGCTCGGGCTCGCCCGCAACACCGTCCGCCGCTACGCGAATGCGGCGAGCGCAGACGAGCTCCTGGTCGGCCGGTGGACCGGCCGCACCAGCATCCTCGACCCCTACAAGCCCTGATTCCTCTGTAACAGCTCCGCCGGACGGTTCGAGCGCGGGACTGTGACGCCTTCCTGGACCCCGGCCTGCGAGGCCTCCACTGAGAGGGGCGCCAGTCCCATGACTCGGGTGGCGGCAGCCGTGGGGGCGTCGGGCGGACAACCTATACAAGCCCCGGCCTGCGAGGCCTTCTAGGTAGAGCGGTGACGCCCGGCGTCGTCACGGTCGCCACCACCGGACTGAACGTCCACTCTTTGGGGTTGGTGGTGCGAGCCCGTTTCACGGTGACCTCTTGCCAGCCCTGAACCACCGAGTTCTGGGCAAGACCGAGGCCCGTGAGGCGCGCTGGTGCCGCGAACGGCTTGTGAGATGTCGGACCGAAGAGTCCTGGAATTAGGGAGCCGCGCGGCCCGCATGCGCTCGTGACCAGTGCAGATGTCAACGCCAAGGGGAGGGAACACCGTGATCTACTGCGGGATCGACTGGGCCGAGAAGCACCACGACGTCGCCCTGGTCGACAACACAGGGCAGCTGCTCGCAAAACGCCGCATCAGCGACGACGTGTCCGGCTACCAGCTGCTGCTG
Protein-coding sequences here:
- a CDS encoding terpene synthase family protein; the protein is MTDAKNLGRQLLTFYCPLTPYVSPEYEELREFSRDWAKQSDIGEGDPRRTAVFAELGAAFTAHLIPHATGETAKSFVRYNTWGWLPNDRVESDRPLGDIIVELGRWEHILRSPDAWHDSTAPADRALRDAVLALRKALTPVQYERFVAGQSQWLYSMTTEAVLVQRGTPLNVNDYLALRFSSVGGYSAIGFMDGATHSEISAQEWARPEVRAITEAAGHITALDNDRYSYFKERRMASRKHNLFTALCHEHPDYSLDRAVTEAVAIRDRIMTLYLRLRERLLSDADEDMRRYLAGWDNMITGNITLPTLTARYRSAETENGVTVVDKPSDLITEPLPIPTIAWWWDQLG
- a CDS encoding polyprenyl synthetase family protein encodes the protein MTLLSALAPLRLAHRPTEKPKPTARHNARPVPGQHPSQPQSHTAPEGGAMAVAASTRSIRTAQQMLAEAAGVTFPALRQAVDQLPQAVGLLVGVHFGWRDISGALLPGGNASVGKAVRPALTLLSCETAGGTPQAGVPAAVAVELVHNASLLHDDIIDGDRLRRGRPALWAKLGLPAAILAGDALFFLATQVLAQAPSPLGGKEGVGLLTAAVQELIDGEYADTLLEERERVSVAECAAMAAGKTGSLIAASCALGALAAGADAERVAHLRAFGAHVGAAFQLIDDLLGIWGDPARTGKPVYADLAARKKSLPVVAALAADGLAARELRELYAGRRPLSQQELQTAAELVDRAGGRTWARAEADRHIQQALGRLDAVGTDAITRAELTALTLLVSDRDY
- a CDS encoding ISL3 family transposase → MADVLLQDLWFHQVEGVVIENVVSDGELVAVRARTAVERAVCPACGAWSSWVHSRYVRRLADGAVGGRPVLIELKVRRFRCGQHPCRQATFAEQVDGLTVRHGRRSTGLQKVLERLAVMLAGRAGARLSHALAAGVSRSTLLRLIRRLAEPETSTPRVLGVDDFALCKGHNYGTVLIDIETRQPVDLLPDRTTSTVARWLADHPGVEVICRDRSTAYAEAGRLGAPNAIHVADRWHIWSNLAEAVEKTVVQHRALLREPHDSATSQATAALENAALENAANLDHSSPTGPRTTGWHSDRVREKHTAVHVLFDQGIGLRTIARQLGLARNTVRRYANAASADELLVGRWTGRTSILDPYKP